CCGCCTGCGCGCGTCCACCCCCGGCACGGGACGGTGACGTGAGCATCCGCGTTCTGCTCGCCGACGACCAGGCGCTCATCCGCGCCGGCTTCCGCATGATCATCGATGCGGAGCCGGACCTGGAGGTGGTCGGTGAGGCGGCCGACGGTGCCGAGGCCGTCGAGCGGTGCCGCGGTGGCCGGGTCGACGTGGTCCTGATGGACATCCGCATGCCGCGGGTGGACGGCATCGAGGCGACCCGCCGGATCGGTGCCGACGAGCGTCTCGCCGGCGTGCGGGTGCTGGTGCTCACCACGTTCGACGACGACGACAACGTCATCCACGCGCTGCAGGCCGGGGCGAGCGGTTTCCTGGGCAAGAACGTGGCCCCCGGCGACCTGGTCAACGCCGTCCGGGTGGTCGCGGCCGGGGAGGCGCTGCTGTCGCCGCGGGCCACCGGCGCCCTGGTCAGCCGCCTGATCGACCACGTCCTCCCGCCGGTACGGCAGCTGCCGGAGCTGGCGCTGCTCACCGACCGGGAGACGGAGATCCTGTTGCTGGTCGCGCACGGGCTGTCCAACGACGCCATCGCCGAACGGCTGTACCTGTCCCGGTTGACGGTCAAGACGCACATCAACCGCACGATGGCGAAGCTGGACGTCCGCGACCGGGCCCAGCTGGTGGTCCTCGCCTACCGGCACCGCCTGGTCCGGCCCGGTGACGAGCTGCCCGAGCGCCGCTGACCCGGCCGGGTCGCGCGGTCCCGGTGCGGCACGTTCAGGGCCCGGCGGACGGCGGCCCGCACCCGGCCACGGCGGCGGCGCGCCGTCGGGTCACGGCGCCGATTCGCGCACGGCCGCGTCCGGGCCGGCCGGGGTGTCCGGCCGCAGGTCCAGCAGGCCAGCGGCGACCGCCCGGGCCGGCGCCTCGAGGGCCGCCTCCAGCTCGCGGAACAGCTTCTGGGCGCGGATCCCCGGCCAGTCCGGGGGAAGGTGCTCGACCGGCA
This genomic window from Catenuloplanes niger contains:
- a CDS encoding response regulator transcription factor, with the translated sequence MSIRVLLADDQALIRAGFRMIIDAEPDLEVVGEAADGAEAVERCRGGRVDVVLMDIRMPRVDGIEATRRIGADERLAGVRVLVLTTFDDDDNVIHALQAGASGFLGKNVAPGDLVNAVRVVAAGEALLSPRATGALVSRLIDHVLPPVRQLPELALLTDRETEILLLVAHGLSNDAIAERLYLSRLTVKTHINRTMAKLDVRDRAQLVVLAYRHRLVRPGDELPERR